One window of Populus nigra chromosome 5, ddPopNigr1.1, whole genome shotgun sequence genomic DNA carries:
- the LOC133693691 gene encoding jacalin-related lectin 3-like isoform X1 has protein sequence MSFENGEKKPVAVGPWGGQDGFRWDDGVHSTVRQLVIAYGAGIDSLQIEYDKKGSSIWSQIHGGNGGMKTAVKLDYPHEFLTSIHGYYGSLDGWGPVFVRSLTFQSNKKTYGPFGVEHGTYFSFPMSGGKIVGFHGMSGWYLDAIGIYLKPLQKQKASKALVQPKSYLNNGTENLSYTMMQGAGNGFDIFVAVKQKDDFGSPLPNKLLAQNPREYSNGGTNRKDDFGSPLPGKLSRQISRDFSGMEINKKDDLGSPLPSKLSTQISRELSDGETNKKVRSTWTAERVPSKAEGVIIYGPWGGAGGSKFDDGTYTGIRQIHLSRHVGIVSIRVQYDRDGQAIWGSKHGGTGGFKSDKIIFDYPYEILTRVTGTYGSLMYMGPNIIRSLTFYTNKGKHGPFGEEQGPSFTNKIDEGKIVGFHGREGILLDAIGVNVLAGTVKPAKHHLSDAIKQTEADVAQIDNSPWSNKLVVAKRGQTEEVACGVIKEPSPCGPGPWGGDGGKQWDDGVFSGIKQIFITKVEAICSIQIEYDRNGQSVWSVKHGGNGGTATHRVKLQYPHEVLICLSGYYGPVGCDEKSPKVIKSLTFHTSRGKYGPFGEEIGTYFTSTTTEGKVVGFHGRSSVYMDAIGVHMQHWLGNQRSSKPSMFKIFG, from the exons ATG AGTTTCGAAAATGGTGAGAAGAAACCCGTGGCTGTTGGACCATGGGGTGGTCAAGATGGATTTCGTTGGGACGATGGAGTGCACTCCACAGTAAGACAATTGGTGATAGCTTATGGGGCAGGTATTGACTCCCTCCAGATTGAATATGATAAGAAAGGGAGCTCAATATGGTCACAAATCCATGGTGGCAATGGCGGCATGAAAACAGCG GTCAAGCTTGACTACCCGCATGAGTTTCTTACTTCAATCCATGGATATTACGGCAGTTTAGATGGTTGGGGTCCTGTATTTGTTCGCTCACTCACTTTTCAAAGCAATAAGAAAACTTATGGACCATTTGGTGTTGAGCACGgaacttatttttcattcccAATGTCTGGGGGAAAGATTGTTGGGTTCCATGGCATGAGTGGTTGGTACCTTGATGCAATTGGCATATATTTGAAACCTCTGCAGAAACAGAAGGCGTCAAAAGCTCTGGTCCAACCAAAAAGTTACCTTAACAACGGGACTGAGAATCTTAGCTACACGATGATGCAAGGAGCAGGAAatggttttgatatatttgttgCGGTTAAACAGAAGGATGATTTTGGCAGCCCTCTGCCAAACAAACTTTTAGCTCAAAATCCTCGAGAGTACAGCAATGGAGGAACCAACAGAAAGGATGATTTTGGCAGCCCCCTCCCTGGTAAACTCTCAAGACAAATTTCTCGAGATTTCAGTGGCATGGAAATCAACAAAAAGGATGATCTTGGCAGCCCTCTGCCAAGCAAACTCTCAACACAAATATCTCGAGAGCTCAGCGATGGAGAAACTAACAAGAAGGTGAGAAGTACTTGG ACTGCTGAAAGGGTGCCCTCAAAAGCTGAAGGGGTGATTATATATGGACCCTGGGGTGGTGCTGGTGGTTCAAAGTTTGACGATGGAACCTACACTGGAATTAGGCAAATCCATTTGTCACGCCACGTTGGAATTGTATCCATTAGAGTTCAATATGATCGTGACGGGCAGGCTATATGGGGAAGCAAACATGGAGGAACTGGAGGGTTTAAATCAGACAAG ATAATATTTGATTATCCATATGAAATACTCACACGGGTGACAGGAACCTACGGGTCTTTAATGTACATGGGGCCTAATATTATCAGGTCACTTACTTTCTACACAAACAAAGGAAAGCACGGGCCATTTGGAGAAGAACAAGGTCCCTCATTCACAAACAAAATTGATGAAGGGAAAATCGTTGGATTCCACGGGAGGGAAGGTATTCTTCTTGACGCTATTGGGGTAAATGTGTTGGCTGGAACAGTAAAGCCTGCAAAGCATCATCTTTCTGATGCAATTAAGCAAACTGAAGCAGATGTTGCTCAGATAGATAATTCTCCATGGTCGAATAAACTAGTAGTAGCAAAACGAGGACAAACCGAGGAG GTTGCTTGTGGGGTGATAAAAGAGCCATCTCCATGCGGACCGGGTCCTTGGGGCGGGGATGGAGGGAAGCAATGGGATGATGGAGTATTCTCTGGGATTAAGCAAATATTTATAACTAAAGTAGAAGCTATTTGTTCTATACAGATTGAGTATGATCGAAATGGCCAGTCTGTTTGGTCTGTAAAACATGGAGGCAATGGAGGAACTGCAACACATAGG GTGAAATTGCAGTATCCCCATGAAGTGCTCATATGTTTATCAGGATATTATGGTCCCGTCGGCTGTGATGAGAAGAGTCCTAAAGTTATCAAGTCACTTACTTTTCATACTAGTCGAGGAAAGTATGGTCCATTTGGTGAAGAGATTGGAACATATTTTACTTCAACTACGACTGAAGGCAAGGTGGTTGGCTTCCATGGAAGGAGTAGCGTGTATATGGATGCCATCGGTGTCCACATGCAACACTGGCTTGGAAATCAGAGATCCTCGAAGCCTTCTATGTTTAAAATTTTCGGTTGA
- the LOC133693691 gene encoding jacalin-related lectin 3-like isoform X2, translated as MSFENGEKKPVAVGPWGGQDGFRWDDGVHSTVRQLVIAYGAGIDSLQIEYDKKGSSIWSQIHGGNGGMKTAVKLDYPHEFLTSIHGYYGSLDGWGPVFVRSLTFQSNKKTYGPFGVEHGTYFSFPMSGGKIVGFHGMSGWYLDAIGIYLKPLQKQKASKALVQPKSYLNNGTENLSYTMMQGAGNGFDIFVAVKQKDDFGSPLPNKLLAQNPREYSNGGTNRKDDFGSPLPGKLSRQISRDFSGMEINKKDDLGSPLPSKLSTQISRELSDGETNKKTAERVPSKAEGVIIYGPWGGAGGSKFDDGTYTGIRQIHLSRHVGIVSIRVQYDRDGQAIWGSKHGGTGGFKSDKIIFDYPYEILTRVTGTYGSLMYMGPNIIRSLTFYTNKGKHGPFGEEQGPSFTNKIDEGKIVGFHGREGILLDAIGVNVLAGTVKPAKHHLSDAIKQTEADVAQIDNSPWSNKLVVAKRGQTEEVACGVIKEPSPCGPGPWGGDGGKQWDDGVFSGIKQIFITKVEAICSIQIEYDRNGQSVWSVKHGGNGGTATHRVKLQYPHEVLICLSGYYGPVGCDEKSPKVIKSLTFHTSRGKYGPFGEEIGTYFTSTTTEGKVVGFHGRSSVYMDAIGVHMQHWLGNQRSSKPSMFKIFG; from the exons ATG AGTTTCGAAAATGGTGAGAAGAAACCCGTGGCTGTTGGACCATGGGGTGGTCAAGATGGATTTCGTTGGGACGATGGAGTGCACTCCACAGTAAGACAATTGGTGATAGCTTATGGGGCAGGTATTGACTCCCTCCAGATTGAATATGATAAGAAAGGGAGCTCAATATGGTCACAAATCCATGGTGGCAATGGCGGCATGAAAACAGCG GTCAAGCTTGACTACCCGCATGAGTTTCTTACTTCAATCCATGGATATTACGGCAGTTTAGATGGTTGGGGTCCTGTATTTGTTCGCTCACTCACTTTTCAAAGCAATAAGAAAACTTATGGACCATTTGGTGTTGAGCACGgaacttatttttcattcccAATGTCTGGGGGAAAGATTGTTGGGTTCCATGGCATGAGTGGTTGGTACCTTGATGCAATTGGCATATATTTGAAACCTCTGCAGAAACAGAAGGCGTCAAAAGCTCTGGTCCAACCAAAAAGTTACCTTAACAACGGGACTGAGAATCTTAGCTACACGATGATGCAAGGAGCAGGAAatggttttgatatatttgttgCGGTTAAACAGAAGGATGATTTTGGCAGCCCTCTGCCAAACAAACTTTTAGCTCAAAATCCTCGAGAGTACAGCAATGGAGGAACCAACAGAAAGGATGATTTTGGCAGCCCCCTCCCTGGTAAACTCTCAAGACAAATTTCTCGAGATTTCAGTGGCATGGAAATCAACAAAAAGGATGATCTTGGCAGCCCTCTGCCAAGCAAACTCTCAACACAAATATCTCGAGAGCTCAGCGATGGAGAAACTAACAAGAAG ACTGCTGAAAGGGTGCCCTCAAAAGCTGAAGGGGTGATTATATATGGACCCTGGGGTGGTGCTGGTGGTTCAAAGTTTGACGATGGAACCTACACTGGAATTAGGCAAATCCATTTGTCACGCCACGTTGGAATTGTATCCATTAGAGTTCAATATGATCGTGACGGGCAGGCTATATGGGGAAGCAAACATGGAGGAACTGGAGGGTTTAAATCAGACAAG ATAATATTTGATTATCCATATGAAATACTCACACGGGTGACAGGAACCTACGGGTCTTTAATGTACATGGGGCCTAATATTATCAGGTCACTTACTTTCTACACAAACAAAGGAAAGCACGGGCCATTTGGAGAAGAACAAGGTCCCTCATTCACAAACAAAATTGATGAAGGGAAAATCGTTGGATTCCACGGGAGGGAAGGTATTCTTCTTGACGCTATTGGGGTAAATGTGTTGGCTGGAACAGTAAAGCCTGCAAAGCATCATCTTTCTGATGCAATTAAGCAAACTGAAGCAGATGTTGCTCAGATAGATAATTCTCCATGGTCGAATAAACTAGTAGTAGCAAAACGAGGACAAACCGAGGAG GTTGCTTGTGGGGTGATAAAAGAGCCATCTCCATGCGGACCGGGTCCTTGGGGCGGGGATGGAGGGAAGCAATGGGATGATGGAGTATTCTCTGGGATTAAGCAAATATTTATAACTAAAGTAGAAGCTATTTGTTCTATACAGATTGAGTATGATCGAAATGGCCAGTCTGTTTGGTCTGTAAAACATGGAGGCAATGGAGGAACTGCAACACATAGG GTGAAATTGCAGTATCCCCATGAAGTGCTCATATGTTTATCAGGATATTATGGTCCCGTCGGCTGTGATGAGAAGAGTCCTAAAGTTATCAAGTCACTTACTTTTCATACTAGTCGAGGAAAGTATGGTCCATTTGGTGAAGAGATTGGAACATATTTTACTTCAACTACGACTGAAGGCAAGGTGGTTGGCTTCCATGGAAGGAGTAGCGTGTATATGGATGCCATCGGTGTCCACATGCAACACTGGCTTGGAAATCAGAGATCCTCGAAGCCTTCTATGTTTAAAATTTTCGGTTGA